AGCGAGCGTAAATAATTCCTGAGCTTCGTAATAAAATTCTTCACGTTTAGAAAGTAAATCTAACACGATATTTGTGTCAACTAATAGTCTTTCCATTATGAATATTTTTCTGAAAGATAATCTTTATAATCTTTTTTGTCATCATAGTTACCACTTGGAATTACTCCTGTTAAGCTTTCAACTAACGGACTGATTTTGGATTTTCTTTCTGATCTTTTTGTTAGAGAATCAAGATAGTTTTCGATGAGTTTAGAAAGGCTTATGCGGTTATCTTTCGCATAGCTTTTTGCTTGGTCGATTATGCCTTTGTCAATATTTAATGTGAGTTTAGTATTCATGATAAATTTATTTACGTACAAAATTAATAATTTATTACGTAAACATCTCATTTATTTCGATTTTTTGACACTTACTGCTAACGGCTAATGCTCTGTCAAAATAATCAGTTAAATTGGAATGACGTACATACATGTGGCTTTTAAAAAAACAATAAAATCAAAAACCACAGTCAATCTATAACTTTGACTATTTTTACGCCTAAATCGTAATTCTTTTGAAAAATATCCTTTTCCTTTTATTACTGGTACTTATGTTGGCTTCGTGTGGTGAAAAAATCATTTTTAATCATAAAGCCGATATTCCGTCCACCTGGGCTTATCAGGATACGGTTGTTTTTGTATTTGAGGTCTCAGACACCATTCCGGCTTATGATATCAAACTCAATGTGACCCATGCAGACGATTTCGCTTACAGCAATATGTATGTCCATATCTCCACTACTTTTCCGGATGGACAAAAAGTAGAAAATCCCCTATCGCTCCAATTAGCGGATAACCGGGGCATATGGCAAGGCAAATGTTCCGGCGGGGACTGTAAGGTACCATTGATGCTTTCAGAAAAAATATTTTTTAATCAGCCCGGCACCTACAGCATCAAAATAAACCAACACAGCAGAACCGACCTTATCACCGGAATCAAAGAACTGGAATTATCCGTAATGGAAAACAGGAGCAAAAAATGAAAATCCGTCCTACAGCATTACTTCTGCATACGATATGGCTGGCTTATGTCGCAGTATTAGGCTGGATAAAATTTGCACATCATGAATTGTGGAAAGATGAATGGCAGGCATGGTTTGTGGCAAAAGATATGGGAATTTTCAGGCTATTTTCATTTCTGTATTATGAAGGGCATCCCGCATTGTGGTATTTATATTTAAAATTATTTGTTCCTTTTCCAGGGTGGACAGATATTTCACCGGAATATATTATTCAGGGGGCACATTTAATTACGGTTGCAGTCGGGCTGTATTTTCTGATCGTACGCTTTCATTTACCACTGATTTTAAAGATATTATTTGCATCGGGATATTTCCTGTTTTTCGAATATGGTATGATCAGCAGAGGGTATTTTTTAGTCATATTATTGGCATTTTGGATAACAGAATTACTTTGTAAAGAGCATTATGACCGACGTCTGATAGGAATACTTTTGGTATTGTTGTGTCAGACAGAAGTCTATGGGGTTTTTATGGCATTGGCATTCGGTTTATATATTTTAATGAAAAGTTTTCAGGACAAAACGGATTTGATAAGTTCGGAAATGAAGTATCTTTCTCTGGGTTTATTCCTTTTTATTTTGTCTGTTTTTCCCCGCACATACGGACACATTGCAAGAACGCAATCAGAAAAATTATCCACTACAGATAAGTTTCTTAACACAATTCAAGGAAATCTATCCAACACTTTTTGTATCGGATCTACGCCGGATACGGCGGCCTACGGATGGACAATGAGCGGCATCATTATATCCATTGCTGCATTTGTGGCTTTGGTATTCCTGTACAGACAAAAAAAGCGGATCTGGCTTACCGGATTGTTTTTTTTAGTGATGGTGATTAGTTTCGGATTTTTATTTTTTACCGGTGGGGTCAGACAGTGGGGTATGGGTTTTATATTTTTGATCATTCTGGAAGTATTATACAAAAGAGACTACAAATCGGATCTGACGGCAGTCGTTATACTTTTGATTTTTAATGCTTTTTGCATCACTCATAGTTTCAAAGCAGTCAAAGCACATTTTGAAATTCCGTTTACAAATGCTGCCACCACAGGTCGTTTTATTAAAGAAAGTGTACCTGAAAAAGTACCTGTCGTGGCTATCAATAAATTTGAAGCTACTCCCGTGATCGGGTATGCAGGGAGGTCGTTTTATGAATTGCCGGATGGTGTGCCCTTTACGTATTTCCGATGGGTGGACAGGATATATCTGCCGACAGAAAATGAACTCAGATTATTTACCAAGTTTAAAAAAGTGGGTGGCATCATTGTTATTACTCCCAAATTATTAGACACCGACAGATATCCCACAGCAAAACTATGGAAGTCATTTGATGATAAAAATTACAAAAATGAAAATTATTACCTATATACGCTGGCTCTAAATCCATCTGGTTGACAAACAAGATATCCAGATTATTTCTACAATAAATCTGATATCTCACTAACCACTTTCTTTAACGAATTATGCAGTTCTTCATTCAAAAACTGTTTTTTTTCATAATCAAAATTTTGATTGAATAACGGCAGAGAAAATGTTGCTTTGATATCTGCCCCCATAAAAGGAAATTTTTTTGTCGCCATTTCGAGAACTGTTGCACCTCCTCTTCCACCAGGCGACGTAGCCATCAGTAGCATCGCTTTTTCCTGCCAGATTTTGCCTTCTATGCGGGATGCCCAATCAAGGATATTTTTAAATGCAGTACTGTAAGCTCCATTATGTTCTGCCAGCGAAAGCACGATCAGATCGTGTGACTTAATTTTGTCCAGAAAAATGTGTGCTTTGTCCGGAAATCCTGTTTCCTTTTCTTTATCCACACTGAACAAAGGCATTTCAAAATCATTCAGGTCCAATACTTCCACTTTACTGTCTGAAAACAATCCCGCAGTATAAACCGCAAATGTTTTATTGATGCTATTGCGACTGCTGCTCCCTCCAAATGCCAATATTTTAATCATATCTTTGAATTTTAATGATTTATGATTTATATGATGTAGTAACCTTTTGTAAAGTAATTTAGTTTCGGGATTTGTGTTGTTTACGGTAGGCAAAATCCTGAGTCTGGTAAATTTAATTACTGCTATTTACATAAATTTTATGAGTCTTTGAATAGACTAACAACTTTTTACTTTTATAAAAATGCTTAATATTGCAGGTAAAATATCGGGTAAATTGAGTAACAAGACATTTTTTTCAATTTCAACTTTGCTCCTGTTTCTTTTATTAATTGCGTGCAAACAGGATAAAAATACAACATCAGTAGCTTCCCAGCAAGATTTCTGTAAGTCAATACATATGGAAGAACGACCGGGATTGTCCGGACAGATCAGTCATCTCGATTCTCTGATGCAAGTAAAGTCAGGAGTTTATATGCTGGAGGAAGGAGATGCGGCGATGGTCACCAGAGCATGGCTGACAGAAAATGCGGAAAAAACGATTGATATTCAGTATTTTATATTTTCAGTCGATAATGTTGGGCTGATTGCATGTGATTATCTGGTACGGGCAGCTGATCGAGGTGTGAAAGTGAGAATTTTAGTAGATGATATCCTCGTCGAAGCGGATCCGGAAGATATTCTGATCCTCGATGCGCATGAAAATATTGACATCAAAATCTTCAACCCGGGTATAAAGTTGGGTAAAAATATATTTCAGAAAGCCGCCAGTGTATTGACAGATTTTAAGAATATCAATAAACGGATGCACAACAAGGTTTTTATTGCGGATGAAAAGGTAGTCATTACCGGAGGCAGAAATATTGCAGACGAATATTTTGATTATGATCACGAATACAATTTCAGAGACAGAGATGTATTGCTGATGGGAAAAATTACAACCGAAATCAATCTTTCTTTTGAAGAATACTGGAATCATTACCTGAGTGTACCCGTGAATGATATTATCAAGTCAGATGAAGCAATACTCAATAATCCTGCTAAATATGAAAAATTGCATCAGTATGCCTGCAACCCTGAAAATTTCTGGCCGCAGATACGGGACCGAATCACGAGGTTACCGCAAACATTCAAAAAAATTGAACAATCCGGCGGTTTGATCTGGTTAGACAGTGTGTTTTATGTTTCGGATGATCCGATCAAAAACAATACGATAAAAGGCCTTTCAGGGGGTGGCAAGTCAACAGATGCATTAATAGAATTGATTAAAAATGTAAAAAAATCCATTGACATTCAATCACCGTATCTGGTTACGACTGAATTGAGTCAGCAACTTTTTAAAGAAGCTACATTGCGGGGTGTTCAGATCCGAATATTGACCAATAGTTTGGCATCTACGGACAACCTGGAAGCATTTTCAGGATATCAGAGAGACCGTTTAAAATTATTGGAAACAGGAATCCGGATTTTTGAATTCAGACCGGATGCAGCCGTCCGTTACCAGATGATGACGGGGTCATTGCAGAAAGAATTGGATTATGCACCTATTTTTGGACTTCATGCCAAATCAATGGTGGTGGATGGCAAAATTACAGTAACTGGAACCTTTAATCTCGACCCTCGCAGTGCTAATCTGAATACGGAATGTATTACGATCATTCACTCCAATGAAGTGTCTGAAAAACTGACTCAAATTATGAATATCGAATTTCAACCTGAAAATTCCTGGGAAACAACACAGGAGTTTAATCCGGATCACGTCACCGGAATTAAAAAGAGAGCAGGCGTCTTTATCCGAAAAATCGTACCTAAATCGATACTTTAATTCTTGTAAAAGCGCTTTACAATTCGAGAACCATCTTCCATTATAATCTGAACCATATAGATTCCTTCCTGCCAGCCGGATATATCTACGGTGTGCGTGAGTTCATTTACATTGGCAGAATACATCAAGCCATTAAAAGAATTAAAAATCTCAATACTTGCAATGACTTGTTTTGCATCAATGCGGATAAAATCTTTTGCAGGATTCGGATAAATACTTATCAATGGAAATAAATCGCCGGCATCTGTTGAGATAACATTTGGTCCGAACACAGGGCGGCCTACCAATACTCTTTTACAAATCTGTGTTTTACATTGGTTTGCTTCATCCACAACGGTCAGGCAAACGACATAAATACCTCTGGTTTTATATTCATTTTGTGCAGAAGCGCCTTCCCCTCTGTTTCCGTCACCGAAATCCCAGAAATATTTTAATCCGGACTGGGTAGCAATACCTCTGAAAGTAACCGTACTATTCCGGGTTTCAAATTTAAAATCTGCTCTTAAATTACAGGTTTTGCTCAATTCCACTTTTTTGCATATCTTGACACTGCAAACTTTGGCAGGATCTCTGACGGTCAAACATACATTAAAAAAACCATCCTGATTATAGATATGCTTTACAATCGAACCGCTCTCGCTGGTGCCATCACCAAATTCCCAGAAATAAACTGCATTCAGTGAACTGGATTTTGCAGTAAATTTGATAACAGAACCATCACTTTGGTATGAGAAGTCTGCTTCTATATCGCAGGAATTTTTTATTTCAATTCTTTTACAAATCAGCACCTTACAGTCTTTTGCGCTATTTAAAACGACCATACAAAGTTCATAAACGCCTGGCTTACCAACTTTTAAATCTACCGATTTTCCGGTATATTGGCCATCCACATTTGATATATACCAAAAATATTCTGCCCCTTCATCTGAACTTTTTCCTGTTGCCGAGATTGAATTTTCATCCGCTTTATACTCGAAATCAGCGCTGATTCCGCAATCATCATTGGTGTCTGTACTCGTTCCTATCGATATTTTTTTACAAACAATCCCTGTGCAAGGTGTATTGGAAGTTGCAACCGGAGACACAGCGATTACTTTCAGGCAAACATTATAACTACCCGGTTTAGTAAAATTATGTTTAGCGTTTTGACCTCTTTCAGAACTTCCATCCCCAAAATTCCAGTACCATTCAATGACGTTACTGGTACTCGTTCCGCTAAATGAAACAGTATTATTTTGAATCTCAAAACTGAAGTCCACATTGGCACAATTTTGCCCCATCACAATACTAAAGGGCAAAATAAATAAACTCAATAAAACAGATTTCAATATTCTTGTAATTGTAAATGATTGAACACTCATAACGAATGATTTAATGATAATAAAATAAATAATTGATGGGAACAATCGAAGTTGACTACAAATATAAATCAAAAAAATGCATTTAAACAAATTTGTAAGTTTAAATTCAGAAAAATGGGTAGTTACCCCCATAGTGAGCTACTGTTTTAACCAAATCTCTATTGCATACACCATGTATTAAAACCTGAACCTGTTTATAACCAATTGAAACAATTAATGTACAAATATTCAATGGCCATTGGCTTTAGTCGGTAGTGCCATTAATTGACCAATCTTCGGCTTTAGCCTAAAAGATACAGCTGTTCGACTAAACTAAAGCCAATTAACTTGTGCAATCTAAAACCAGAGGCTAAAGCCATGTGGTAATTAAAAAGATCTGCACTTGTTATTACTGCCCACCTCTAAGTCGTCGGGATTTTGAATTTATAATCTACCTATATGGAGTAGAACTTAATCTCTACCTTAAAAACAATTCACCCCGAGGGAAATATTTCCAACGGGGTGAATTTTAGGTAAAGCACTTACTTTGAATCTCGTATATACTATATTACAATTTCTGTATCTGTGGGTTTCCGGTGAAAGTAAAATTCAACTTCTCTGGATAATTACTAAACACCTGTCCGGTTACGACCAGGGTAGAAGGCCGATAGTCCTGTCCGGAAAGATGTGCAGTTTTGACTGTGCATTGTTCTCCCTGAAGACGTGCTCCGTTTTCCAATTGAATATCTGTTTTATCATACTTTCCGGACAGCAGCAAGTCCTGTGCTCCGTCCACTGAAATATCGAGTGCTTTAATATTACTGTTCAGGCTGATTTTTGAGATGTTAGCCTTATTATCTGCTTTGCTTATAATTTTAAGTCTGTCCTGGGTAAATCCATCGATACGGACACTTTTAATATCTTCAAAAGACAAAAAATCCAAATCAGGTGTGATAATTTCTATTTGTATGTCAGACAATTTTCGGCCATCTGGATAAGATATTCTAAGTGTACCCTCTTTATCCGACTGTAACACATTCTTGATTTCCTCAGAATTACCTGAAAGTTTCATTCCGGTTTCTGCACCTTGTGTAATAAGAACATCAAATGTATTTTCGATTAATATTTTACCGTAACCTTTTTGTTTTACCTTTTCAGATTTAGGCGAATTATCCCATTCAGTTTCCGGGTTTTTCATATTTTCTGCACCATTTTCAGAAGTCAAATCCTTTAATTCAGTATTTATCTCATCAATGATGTTTATTCCGTAATCCTTCGAAACATGAACCCGGTTTACCCAGTTCTGAACATTTTCATCCATAATGACATTTTTGCCTTCCGGAATAAAAATCGTATAAGTCAAGGTCTGATTTCTGAATTTTTTATTGTCAGGAATGATCAGATATTTAGACAAATTAATAGTATTACCTGTTACTGTATAATTATTGATTACCTGGTCAGCGTTGATTTTGGCTTCACTTTCAGAAGTTCCCCGACCTGACACCTTTCGTTCGATGTGAACTAAGTGATCTGCTGATTTATCAATCTTTAATCTCACTTTATTTACAGCTACCCCATTATCCGTCATAAAGAATTGGTCTGAAACCATCACTCCCAATCGTTTTTTGGAAGGTTCATCCATTAAGGTTAGATGAATATCATTATCAGGAATAGCATAGTCTGAAATGAGTGAGTAAGCTCCGTAAGATTGATATTCCTTTACAGTTGTCATCGCTGAGTAGGAAGTCGTAAATAAAGACAAAAACCAAACTGTCCACAGACTTGTCTTTAAAGTTGAATTGGTATTATATCTGAAAACAATAGCTGACAACCACAATATTAGTCCTAAAACGGGTATTCCAATTAACAACATTCCACCTATCAACCCCATGTAAGAAACCGAATCAGACACAGGCCCCAATTTAATCAAAACCGGTGAAGCATATCCAATTCCCAATAAACTTACTACCCAAACAAAGCCTACAATAAGAATAACAAAAACTGCAATTGTTTTAAACACAGGTGGCAATACTTTGGTAAATAATCCAATGATCAGGGAAAAAACTTCACCTAAAATATTTACAGCGCCTACCAGAATATTCCTTGGGTAGTAAAAGGCGTCATTTATCTGCCCGTTTTTTTTTTACTGCCGATATCTTTGCTCCATTCATTTATTTTATCACCCAGTTCTGTAACTTCTTTTTCTACCATTTTCGCAATATTTTCGATGGTGGCAGGCTCACCACGCATCGAAAGTTTATCACTGGAACTGACTGCCTCGGGTACGAGTACCCACAGAATGATGTAAGTTATCAAACCGAATCCACCCAGCATCACAGAAGCTGCAAAAATCAATCTCACCCAAAGCGGGTCTTCTACTCCAAAATATGCAGCGATACCGGAACAAACACCACCCAGCTTTTTGTCATCCGGATCTCTGAAGAGACGTTTTCCGGTGTTAATCCGGTTAGTTTCCGTTTTGGCTCTTCCTGTATAATGAAATTCTTCCATCGGTTCAGCACCGAAATCTTCAGGTTTCCCCATGATACGGATCACTTCATCCAGTTCTTTCATACTGATAATAGATCTTCCTTTCAGATGTTCCTGAAATAATTCTGCCATTCTGACTTCTATATCGTACAGTATTTCATCACATCCTTCAGATGCGGAAAAGTGTCTTTCAATGGTTTTTAAGTAATTCTGAATATAGTTAAATGCATCTTCATCGATAGCGAATGGGTATCCTCCCAGATTGATATTAAATGTCTTGTTCATCTTTTATTTGGTTTTGTTGTGATAAATTAACGGCGCTGTTCAGTTCGCCCCAGGTCTCTTTTAATCCTCCCAGAAACTCATCTCCCTGCGGAGTGATCTGGTAATATTTACGTGGCGGTCCGGATTTAGATTCCCGCCAGGTATATTGAAGAAGTTCTGCGTCTTTCAATCTGTTGAGTAGTGGATATAAAGTACCTTCTACTACTATTAACCTTGCTTCTTTGAGTTTGTTCAGGATATCCGTCGGATAGGCTTCTTCCTGCGCAATGATTGATAACACACACAGTTCCAGAACTCCTTTACG
The genomic region above belongs to Saprospiraceae bacterium and contains:
- a CDS encoding PspC domain-containing protein, encoding MNKTFNINLGGYPFAIDEDAFNYIQNYLKTIERHFSASEGCDEILYDIEVRMAELFQEHLKGRSIISMKELDEVIRIMGKPEDFGAEPMEEFHYTGRAKTETNRINTGKRLFRDPDDKKLGGVCSGIAAYFGVEDPLWVRLIFAASVMLGGFGLITYIILWVLVPEAVSSSDKLSMRGEPATIENIAKMVEKEVTELGDKINEWSKDIGSKKKTGR
- a CDS encoding phospholipase D family protein encodes the protein MLNIAGKISGKLSNKTFFSISTLLLFLLLIACKQDKNTTSVASQQDFCKSIHMEERPGLSGQISHLDSLMQVKSGVYMLEEGDAAMVTRAWLTENAEKTIDIQYFIFSVDNVGLIACDYLVRAADRGVKVRILVDDILVEADPEDILILDAHENIDIKIFNPGIKLGKNIFQKAASVLTDFKNINKRMHNKVFIADEKVVITGGRNIADEYFDYDHEYNFRDRDVLLMGKITTEINLSFEEYWNHYLSVPVNDIIKSDEAILNNPAKYEKLHQYACNPENFWPQIRDRITRLPQTFKKIEQSGGLIWLDSVFYVSDDPIKNNTIKGLSGGGKSTDALIELIKNVKKSIDIQSPYLVTTELSQQLFKEATLRGVQIRILTNSLASTDNLEAFSGYQRDRLKLLETGIRIFEFRPDAAVRYQMMTGSLQKELDYAPIFGLHAKSMVVDGKITVTGTFNLDPRSANLNTECITIIHSNEVSEKLTQIMNIEFQPENSWETTQEFNPDHVTGIKKRAGVFIRKIVPKSIL
- a CDS encoding DUF2807 domain-containing protein, which codes for MFKTIAVFVILIVGFVWVVSLLGIGYASPVLIKLGPVSDSVSYMGLIGGMLLIGIPVLGLILWLSAIVFRYNTNSTLKTSLWTVWFLSLFTTSYSAMTTVKEYQSYGAYSLISDYAIPDNDIHLTLMDEPSKKRLGVMVSDQFFMTDNGVAVNKVRLKIDKSADHLVHIERKVSGRGTSESEAKINADQVINNYTVTGNTINLSKYLIIPDNKKFRNQTLTYTIFIPEGKNVIMDENVQNWVNRVHVSKDYGINIIDEINTELKDLTSENGAENMKNPETEWDNSPKSEKVKQKGYGKILIENTFDVLITQGAETGMKLSGNSEEIKNVLQSDKEGTLRISYPDGRKLSDIQIEIITPDLDFLSFEDIKSVRIDGFTQDRLKIISKADNKANISKISLNSNIKALDISVDGAQDLLLSGKYDKTDIQLENGARLQGEQCTVKTAHLSGQDYRPSTLVVTGQVFSNYPEKLNFTFTGNPQIQKL
- a CDS encoding PadR family transcriptional regulator — encoded protein: MELKLENTKAQMRKGVLELCVLSIIAQEEAYPTDILNKLKEARLIVVEGTLYPLLNRLKDAELLQYTWRESKSGPPRKYYQITPQGDEFLGGLKETWGELNSAVNLSQQNQIKDEQDI
- a CDS encoding PKD domain-containing protein, translating into MSVQSFTITRILKSVLLSLFILPFSIVMGQNCANVDFSFEIQNNTVSFSGTSTSNVIEWYWNFGDGSSERGQNAKHNFTKPGSYNVCLKVIAVSPVATSNTPCTGIVCKKISIGTSTDTNDDCGISADFEYKADENSISATGKSSDEGAEYFWYISNVDGQYTGKSVDLKVGKPGVYELCMVVLNSAKDCKVLICKRIEIKNSCDIEADFSYQSDGSVIKFTAKSSSLNAVYFWEFGDGTSESGSIVKHIYNQDGFFNVCLTVRDPAKVCSVKICKKVELSKTCNLRADFKFETRNSTVTFRGIATQSGLKYFWDFGDGNRGEGASAQNEYKTRGIYVVCLTVVDEANQCKTQICKRVLVGRPVFGPNVISTDAGDLFPLISIYPNPAKDFIRIDAKQVIASIEIFNSFNGLMYSANVNELTHTVDISGWQEGIYMVQIIMEDGSRIVKRFYKN
- a CDS encoding gliding motility lipoprotein GldH produces the protein MKNILFLLLLVLMLASCGEKIIFNHKADIPSTWAYQDTVVFVFEVSDTIPAYDIKLNVTHADDFAYSNMYVHISTTFPDGQKVENPLSLQLADNRGIWQGKCSGGDCKVPLMLSEKIFFNQPGTYSIKINQHSRTDLITGIKELELSVMENRSKK
- a CDS encoding NAD(P)H-dependent oxidoreductase; the protein is MIKILAFGGSSSRNSINKTFAVYTAGLFSDSKVEVLDLNDFEMPLFSVDKEKETGFPDKAHIFLDKIKSHDLIVLSLAEHNGAYSTAFKNILDWASRIEGKIWQEKAMLLMATSPGGRGGATVLEMATKKFPFMGADIKATFSLPLFNQNFDYEKKQFLNEELHNSLKKVVSEISDLL